In a genomic window of Flavobacteriales bacterium:
- a CDS encoding DUF4846 domain-containing protein produces the protein MLLSCVCAQQGPSVGSRFVPPTGAARVPAPAGSFAHYLRNLPLLQTHAPVLLYDGTLKHRQDAHAAVIDLTVGKRDLQQCADAVMRLRAEHLFTTDQQDEIAFDFTNGFRAEWKRWRRGERIRVSGNRCSWVSGAKADSSHAELLRFLDRVFNYAGTLSLGRELKHASDAPIAPGDVFIQGGSPGHAMIVVDAARAQDGRTFFLLAQSYMPAQQIHIVRCPTERYGAWYTIDGDRLVTPEWSFDWSDRKRWP, from the coding sequence ATGCTGCTGTCCTGCGTCTGTGCCCAGCAAGGCCCGTCCGTAGGCTCACGCTTCGTCCCGCCCACCGGAGCCGCCCGGGTACCCGCTCCTGCCGGCAGCTTCGCGCACTATCTGCGGAATCTGCCTTTGCTCCAGACCCACGCCCCTGTGCTCCTTTACGATGGAACGTTGAAGCACCGGCAGGACGCTCATGCTGCTGTGATCGACTTAACCGTGGGCAAGCGCGACCTGCAGCAATGCGCCGATGCCGTGATGCGGCTCCGCGCGGAACACTTGTTCACCACGGATCAACAGGATGAAATCGCCTTCGATTTCACCAATGGCTTCCGCGCAGAATGGAAGCGCTGGCGCCGAGGCGAGCGCATCAGGGTCAGCGGCAACCGGTGCAGCTGGGTGAGCGGCGCCAAGGCCGATTCGTCGCATGCTGAGCTGCTGCGTTTCCTCGATCGCGTGTTCAACTATGCAGGCACCCTGAGCCTTGGCCGAGAATTGAAGCATGCTAGCGATGCACCGATCGCGCCCGGCGATGTCTTCATCCAAGGCGGAAGCCCGGGTCATGCCATGATCGTGGTGGATGCCGCACGCGCGCAGGATGGCCGCACCTTCTTCCTTCTAGCCCAGAGCTATATGCCGGCGCAGCAGATCCACATCGTGCGCTGCCCCACTGAGCGTTATGGCGCCTGGTACACCATCGATGGCGATCGACTAGTGACTCCGGAATGGAGCTTCGATTGGAGCGACCGGAAGCGTTGGCCCTGA
- a CDS encoding TonB-dependent receptor has product MFAQDPKHVPLTPAQKARRINLNPDFYGTFAEIGAGQETVRHFFRAGGASQTIAKAMSAYDKDFSNAIYGPEPGNRFVCESRLKNMLRHEYGLIIDRLDRQEHPTKRFFTFANTVTTSTFENPHGGHGWMGVRFQTAPDQPTSDVIVHFRLHDPDISLQQECIGVLGVNLLFSALTDWENPGHVMDSLYDNASRHVMEIDMIQMNGPAFRHVDNRLLSLQLVKRGFTDAVLFGPDGQNLQASETLYKKNILAIRGSFRPVTKVNIDMIMNGYNMFIKENKVDRQKLQVLFEITLSNLKSDTGDVDEKDFIDRADILCSLGQTVLISNYQEYYKLVEYFSRYTKARMGLIMGVTNLVEVFDEKYYRHINGGVLEAFGILFHRDLKIYVYPSRPNATAEIMTTGNMTVHPRMRPLYDYLLFNRRIVDITSVHPNVLHIFSKQVLDMIRAGQPGWEALVPPYVDNMIKDNRLFGFKSIQEGAKA; this is encoded by the coding sequence ATGTTCGCGCAGGACCCGAAGCACGTGCCCTTGACCCCCGCCCAGAAGGCGCGGCGGATAAACCTGAACCCGGATTTCTATGGCACCTTCGCCGAGATCGGCGCAGGGCAGGAGACCGTACGCCACTTCTTCCGCGCAGGGGGCGCTTCGCAGACCATCGCGAAGGCGATGAGCGCCTACGACAAGGACTTCAGCAACGCCATTTACGGGCCCGAGCCCGGCAATCGGTTCGTATGCGAGAGCCGGTTGAAGAACATGCTCCGACATGAGTACGGCCTCATCATCGACCGCCTGGACCGACAGGAGCATCCCACGAAGCGCTTCTTCACCTTCGCCAACACCGTAACCACCAGCACCTTCGAGAACCCGCACGGCGGGCACGGGTGGATGGGCGTGCGCTTCCAGACGGCCCCCGACCAGCCCACCAGCGATGTCATCGTCCACTTCCGGCTGCACGATCCGGACATCAGCCTCCAGCAGGAGTGCATCGGCGTGCTCGGCGTGAACCTGCTGTTCAGCGCCCTCACGGATTGGGAGAACCCGGGCCACGTGATGGACTCGCTCTATGACAACGCGAGCCGGCACGTGATGGAGATCGACATGATCCAGATGAACGGGCCAGCTTTCCGGCATGTGGACAACCGGCTGCTCAGCCTCCAATTGGTCAAGCGCGGCTTCACCGATGCGGTGCTCTTCGGCCCGGACGGCCAGAACCTGCAGGCCAGCGAAACCCTCTACAAGAAGAACATCCTCGCCATCCGCGGCAGCTTCCGTCCCGTGACCAAGGTCAACATCGACATGATCATGAACGGGTACAACATGTTCATCAAGGAGAACAAGGTTGACCGGCAGAAGCTCCAGGTCCTCTTCGAGATCACGCTCAGCAACCTGAAGAGCGATACCGGCGATGTGGACGAGAAGGACTTCATCGACCGTGCTGACATCCTTTGCTCCTTGGGACAGACCGTGCTCATCAGCAATTACCAGGAATACTACAAGCTGGTGGAATACTTCAGCCGGTACACCAAGGCGCGGATGGGCCTGATCATGGGTGTCACCAACCTGGTGGAGGTGTTCGATGAGAAGTACTACCGCCACATCAACGGCGGCGTGCTCGAGGCCTTCGGCATCCTCTTCCACCGCGACCTGAAGATCTATGTGTACCCGAGCCGGCCGAATGCCACGGCCGAGATCATGACCACCGGGAACATGACGGTGCATCCGCGCATGCGCCCGCTCTACGATTACCTGCTCTTCAACCGCCGCATCGTCGATATCACCAGCGTCCACCCGAACGTGCTCCACATCTTCAGCAAGCAGGTGCTCGACATGATCCGCGCCGGGCAGCCGGGCTGGGAGGCCTTGGTGCCCCCTTATGTGGACAACATGATCAAGGACAACCGCCTCTTCGGGTTCAAGTCCATCCAGGAAGGCGCCAAGGCCTGA
- a CDS encoding (4Fe-4S)-binding protein produces the protein MSKEHEYTNGEVTIVWKKDLCSHSTKCWRGSPSVFKPGQRPWIQPEGASTEAIINQVKQCPSGALSIRKNDAGTAASGNSDTAVRVEVSANGPLLLKGRISLVHDDGRAEERDGPTALCRCGASAKKPFCDGSHRRVGFTGSH, from the coding sequence ATGAGCAAGGAGCACGAATACACCAACGGCGAGGTCACGATCGTCTGGAAGAAGGACCTGTGCAGCCACAGCACCAAGTGCTGGCGCGGTTCGCCTTCCGTGTTCAAGCCGGGCCAGCGTCCATGGATCCAGCCCGAAGGAGCGAGCACTGAAGCCATCATCAACCAGGTGAAGCAATGCCCTAGCGGCGCGCTGAGCATCCGGAAGAATGATGCTGGAACGGCGGCTTCAGGCAATTCGGATACGGCCGTTCGCGTGGAAGTGAGCGCCAACGGGCCCTTGCTGCTGAAGGGCAGGATAAGCCTGGTGCATGACGATGGCCGGGCTGAAGAACGCGATGGGCCGACTGCGCTCTGCCGATGCGGGGCTTCGGCGAAGAAGCCTTTCTGCGACGGCTCGCATCGGCGGGTCGGGTTCACCGGCAGTCATTGA
- a CDS encoding OsmC family protein, producing the protein MESTRREVTAELSGLPYRTTISARGITAIADEPLDHGGQDAGLRPHELLLSALASCTAITLRMYADRKQWDVGGISVHAALDRTQEGRTIESRIHLEVSFSKEVPADQRERLLQIAGACPVHRTLESPITLTRSLKP; encoded by the coding sequence ATGGAAAGCACCCGTCGCGAAGTGACCGCCGAGTTGAGCGGCCTTCCCTACCGGACCACGATAAGCGCACGCGGCATCACCGCTATCGCCGATGAGCCTTTGGACCATGGCGGTCAGGATGCCGGGCTTCGACCGCACGAGTTGCTGCTGAGCGCCTTAGCGAGTTGCACGGCCATAACCTTGCGCATGTACGCCGACCGCAAGCAATGGGACGTCGGCGGCATCAGCGTGCATGCTGCGCTCGACCGAACGCAGGAGGGCCGAACGATCGAGAGCCGCATCCACCTCGAGGTCTCCTTCAGCAAGGAAGTGCCCGCCGATCAGCGCGAGCGGCTGTTGCAGATCGCGGGGGCCTGCCCAGTGCACCGCACGCTGGAGAGCCCCATCACCCTGACCCGATCCCTGAAGCCATGA
- a CDS encoding spore maturation protein, translating into MALSRFWTFILILSIAYVIVMLSVGRQYSLGMLVNGKQGDAVVVNELDTAALQGTPLLAHMRSAGEAGVEVDGDRYVLNGTGIIKVTRGKQPADGLFATCRNTIMDLWLPLIGYLTFFCGLLNLLIDSRAMEKVARVLSPVFHRVFPELRKDHPAYGFMTLNFAANFLGLDSAATPFGLKAMESMQDDNAEKDRATNSQIMFLCLHAAGLTLLPTSIIGYRAAMGAANPADVMIPLIITSFVGTLAALFMVAAKQRVNLLNVPVMGGVLLVTAIIGGLMAYIGSLAGAAKFHFTDNLSNGMLLVIIFLIVGYAFLMERFFKEKGTNLFDSFVHGAKDGFTTGLRVLPYMLAMLAALSIFRNSGLMGLVMDGLSWAMAQVGVSKEIIDAIPVALMRPFSAGGSRGFLLDAMKTYGPDSITGQLVCLFQGAAETTFYVVALYFGSVGVKNIRYTLGIMLLADLVCVITAIVVVGLYF; encoded by the coding sequence ATGGCGCTCAGTCGTTTCTGGACCTTCATCCTCATCCTCAGCATCGCATACGTGATCGTGATGCTCAGCGTGGGCAGGCAATACAGCCTGGGCATGCTCGTGAACGGCAAGCAGGGCGATGCGGTCGTGGTGAATGAGCTCGACACCGCAGCGCTGCAAGGCACTCCGCTGCTCGCGCACATGCGTTCGGCGGGCGAGGCCGGCGTTGAGGTCGATGGCGACCGCTACGTGCTCAACGGCACCGGCATCATCAAGGTCACTCGCGGCAAGCAGCCGGCGGATGGCCTCTTCGCCACCTGCCGAAATACCATCATGGACCTCTGGCTCCCGCTGATCGGTTACCTCACCTTCTTCTGCGGCCTGCTCAACCTGCTCATCGATTCGCGAGCCATGGAGAAGGTGGCCCGTGTGCTCTCGCCCGTCTTTCACCGCGTATTCCCCGAGCTGCGCAAGGACCATCCGGCGTATGGCTTCATGACCTTGAATTTCGCCGCCAACTTCCTCGGCCTCGACAGCGCCGCCACGCCCTTCGGCCTGAAAGCCATGGAGAGCATGCAGGACGACAACGCCGAGAAGGACCGCGCGACCAATAGCCAGATCATGTTCCTGTGCCTGCACGCGGCAGGCCTCACCCTGCTGCCGACCAGCATCATCGGCTACCGCGCGGCCATGGGCGCCGCCAATCCCGCCGATGTGATGATCCCGCTCATCATCACCAGCTTCGTGGGCACCTTGGCCGCGCTCTTCATGGTGGCGGCCAAGCAGCGCGTTAATCTCCTGAACGTGCCGGTGATGGGTGGTGTGCTGCTCGTCACCGCGATCATCGGCGGACTCATGGCCTACATCGGATCGCTGGCTGGCGCGGCCAAATTCCATTTCACTGACAACCTCAGCAACGGCATGCTGCTGGTGATCATATTCCTGATCGTGGGCTACGCTTTCCTCATGGAGCGCTTTTTCAAGGAGAAGGGCACCAATCTCTTTGACAGTTTCGTTCATGGCGCCAAGGACGGCTTCACCACCGGCCTCCGCGTGCTGCCTTACATGCTGGCCATGCTCGCTGCGCTCAGCATCTTCCGCAACAGCGGCCTCATGGGACTGGTGATGGACGGCCTCTCCTGGGCCATGGCGCAAGTGGGCGTAAGCAAAGAGATCATCGACGCCATTCCCGTGGCCCTGATGCGCCCTTTCAGCGCGGGCGGCTCGCGCGGCTTCCTGCTGGATGCCATGAAGACCTACGGGCCGGACAGCATCACCGGCCAGCTCGTGTGCCTCTTCCAAGGCGCCGCTGAGACCACCTTCTATGTGGTGGCGCTCTACTTCGGCAGCGTGGGCGTGAAGAACATCAGGTACACGCTCGGCATCATGCTCTTGGCGGATCTGGTGTGCGTGATCACCGCGATCGTAGTGGTTGGCTTGTATTTCTGA
- a CDS encoding class I SAM-dependent methyltransferase, with the protein MEDRDAFEANRQLWNARVPHHLASRMYDVDGFLAGKSSLTDIELDLLGDVTGKRILHLQCHFGQDTLSIARMGAEVTGLDISDAALEEARKLAARCGSKADWVLSNVVDHVRELDGEFEIVFTSYGTIGWLPDLKPWAANIKRYLKPGGRFVFVEFHPAVWMFDNDFTHVQYSYFNREVIVEQEQGTYADRDAPIKLASYGWNHDLGEVLTALINEGLVLERFMELDGSPHDSFTNTVRGSDGMYRVKGMEGKLPMVYGLTMRKA; encoded by the coding sequence ATGGAAGACCGCGATGCCTTCGAGGCGAACAGGCAGCTCTGGAACGCCCGCGTGCCGCACCACCTGGCGTCACGCATGTACGACGTAGATGGATTCTTGGCGGGCAAGAGCTCGCTTACGGACATCGAGCTCGATCTGCTCGGCGATGTGACCGGCAAGCGCATCCTTCACCTGCAATGCCACTTCGGTCAGGACACCTTGAGCATTGCGCGCATGGGTGCGGAGGTCACCGGGCTCGACATCTCGGATGCCGCGTTGGAAGAGGCGCGCAAACTCGCAGCACGATGCGGATCGAAGGCCGATTGGGTGCTCAGCAACGTGGTGGATCATGTGCGCGAACTCGATGGGGAATTCGAAATCGTCTTCACCAGTTACGGCACCATCGGCTGGCTGCCCGACCTGAAGCCATGGGCCGCCAATATCAAGCGCTACCTCAAGCCAGGCGGCCGTTTCGTGTTCGTGGAGTTCCATCCGGCGGTTTGGATGTTCGACAACGACTTCACGCACGTGCAGTACTCCTATTTCAACCGGGAGGTGATCGTGGAGCAGGAACAGGGCACTTACGCGGATCGCGATGCACCGATCAAGCTCGCATCCTACGGATGGAACCACGACCTGGGCGAAGTGCTCACGGCACTGATCAACGAAGGCCTGGTACTGGAGCGCTTCATGGAGCTTGATGGCTCGCCGCATGACAGCTTCACGAACACCGTGCGCGGCTCCGATGGGATGTACCGCGTGAAGGGCATGGAAGGCAAGTTGCCCATGGTGTATGGGCTGACCATGCGCAAGGCCTGA
- a CDS encoding SIMPL domain-containing protein (The SIMPL domain is named for its presence in mouse protein SIMPL (signalling molecule that associates with mouse pelle-like kinase). Bacterial member BP26, from Brucella, was shown to assemble into a channel-like structure, while YggE from E. coli has been associated with resistance to oxidative stress.), with the protein MLARALALLVAIAASRPIFPQAMGNLMYEASSRMWLQQAEQPVKATIQGNMLVLEVNAMMNATADSYLAIFHITQLGQSAQEADSLINARIAAFTARVKKHGVKESDVFMDMLSFVPVYEIETTRKLFSKTYQEVPAGFEIQKNIHVRFTDARMLDKLVSAAAIEEIYDLVKVDFFVAKQSACYDTLRLFAHRLLQQKLDNFAKLGLKVSEGHRLAAEQNGAYFPLDRYAAYKSRVQTSLNSRRKGQLVNDVRQPSSFFYNKVPYGKFDIVLHAEITEPPVQYTYNLTMQVQLPEGFPKKEAKDIVKYVWITDKGDMKELKL; encoded by the coding sequence ATGCTCGCACGCGCACTCGCACTCCTCGTCGCAATAGCTGCTTCCCGACCCATCTTCCCGCAGGCCATGGGCAATCTCATGTACGAGGCCAGCAGCCGCATGTGGCTGCAACAGGCCGAGCAGCCGGTGAAGGCCACCATCCAGGGCAACATGCTGGTGCTGGAGGTGAACGCCATGATGAACGCCACCGCCGACAGCTACCTCGCGATCTTCCACATCACGCAATTGGGCCAGAGCGCACAGGAGGCCGACAGCCTGATCAACGCGCGCATCGCCGCATTCACGGCGCGTGTGAAGAAGCACGGCGTGAAGGAATCCGACGTGTTCATGGACATGCTCTCCTTCGTGCCCGTGTACGAGATCGAGACCACGCGCAAGCTCTTCAGCAAGACCTACCAGGAGGTGCCCGCCGGCTTCGAGATCCAGAAGAACATCCATGTGCGCTTCACCGATGCACGCATGCTCGACAAGCTCGTGAGCGCCGCGGCCATCGAAGAGATCTACGACCTCGTGAAAGTGGACTTCTTCGTGGCCAAGCAGAGCGCCTGCTACGATACGCTGCGCCTGTTCGCCCATCGCCTGCTGCAGCAGAAGCTGGACAACTTCGCGAAGCTGGGGCTCAAGGTGAGCGAAGGGCATCGCCTCGCCGCCGAGCAGAACGGCGCCTATTTCCCGCTTGACCGATACGCGGCCTATAAGAGCCGTGTGCAGACCAGTTTGAACAGCCGTCGAAAGGGCCAGTTGGTGAACGATGTGCGCCAGCCCAGCAGCTTCTTCTACAACAAGGTGCCCTACGGCAAATTCGACATAGTCCTGCACGCCGAGATCACCGAGCCGCCGGTGCAGTACACCTACAACCTCACCATGCAGGTGCAGCTGCCCGAGGGCTTCCCCAAGAAGGAGGCGAAGGACATCGTGAAGTACGTGTGGATCACGGACAAGGGCGACATGAAGGAACTGAAGCTCTGA
- a CDS encoding methylated-DNA--[protein]-cysteine S-methyltransferase — MTTPLGTLCIESDGERIVRTAFQETTGPIGATMDLHHEAERQLREYFAGERKAFDLPLRMAGTPFQRCVWEAVRAIPFGRTTSYQSIAGHLGGNTAARAIGHANGANPLLILVPCHRVIASDGALTGYAGGLFRKQWLLRHEGAIPSALFE; from the coding sequence ATGACGACCCCTCTCGGCACCCTGTGCATCGAGAGCGATGGTGAACGCATCGTCCGGACCGCGTTCCAAGAGACGACGGGGCCGATCGGAGCGACCATGGACCTGCATCATGAAGCCGAGCGTCAATTGCGCGAATACTTCGCAGGTGAGCGCAAGGCTTTCGACCTGCCCTTGCGAATGGCAGGGACACCATTTCAACGGTGCGTTTGGGAAGCGGTACGCGCCATCCCGTTCGGGCGGACGACGAGCTATCAGTCCATCGCGGGCCATTTGGGCGGCAATACGGCAGCGCGCGCCATTGGCCACGCGAATGGCGCCAATCCCTTGTTGATCCTGGTGCCTTGCCATCGCGTGATCGCAAGCGACGGCGCGCTCACCGGATACGCTGGCGGCCTGTTCCGGAAGCAGTGGCTGCTGCGGCACGAAGGCGCCATCCCAAGCGCGCTTTTTGAATGA
- a CDS encoding DUF2461 domain-containing protein, whose translation MAWFTPDFNKFFKDLAKNNNKEWFDANRKRYESSVKKPFEAFVAEAIKRIAKHDKDVAIEPKEAIFRINKDIRFSKDKTPYKLEASAIISPAGRKDHSTPGIYFALGPEAVKFYGGCYQPEKDQLSAIRTAIMRDGKGFRKAIGDKPFVALFKEVQGEANKVLPPEFKAHVAKEPLIANKQFYVAAERPAKLVTDPELMEAFMDHWLAMRPFNQWLAKALN comes from the coding sequence ATGGCCTGGTTCACGCCCGACTTCAACAAGTTCTTCAAGGACCTCGCGAAGAACAACAACAAGGAATGGTTCGACGCCAACCGGAAGCGTTACGAATCGAGTGTGAAGAAGCCCTTCGAGGCCTTCGTAGCGGAGGCGATCAAGCGCATCGCCAAGCACGACAAGGACGTCGCCATCGAGCCGAAGGAGGCGATCTTCCGCATCAACAAGGATATCCGCTTCAGCAAGGACAAGACGCCCTACAAGCTTGAGGCTTCAGCGATCATCTCGCCTGCTGGTCGCAAGGATCATTCAACACCGGGCATCTACTTCGCCCTTGGGCCGGAAGCGGTGAAGTTCTACGGTGGCTGCTATCAGCCGGAGAAGGACCAATTGAGCGCGATCCGCACGGCGATCATGCGCGATGGCAAGGGATTCCGGAAGGCGATCGGAGACAAGCCCTTCGTTGCGCTATTCAAGGAGGTGCAGGGCGAGGCGAACAAGGTGCTGCCGCCGGAGTTCAAGGCGCATGTTGCCAAGGAGCCGCTGATCGCGAACAAGCAGTTCTACGTGGCTGCCGAGCGGCCGGCCAAGCTTGTCACGGACCCGGAGCTCATGGAAGCCTTCATGGACCATTGGCTGGCCATGCGCCCTTTCAACCAATGGCTGGCGAAGGCGTTGAACTAG
- a CDS encoding YceI family protein — translation MKSTVLSIAAMATLLVACGPSEAEKQAAREKAVADSLAAVAAAEHNYTIDPAASVLNWAAKVTGPAPYGHSGTIAFNSGSFTVQGGVLTKGAFEVNMTSINPTDDAYQPEGSEQGTKSQLIGHLSTPDFFDSANHPTAKLTVTGGSGNTATADLTIRGTTNAETSPDIVITENPDGTVKASGKLVFDRQKYNVAWKHYLKDAILADNIELTVELNGKAAQ, via the coding sequence ATGAAATCCACAGTCCTTTCCATTGCCGCCATGGCCACTTTGCTGGTCGCTTGCGGTCCTTCTGAGGCGGAAAAGCAAGCCGCACGCGAGAAAGCCGTTGCCGACAGCCTTGCCGCTGTCGCTGCTGCAGAGCACAACTACACCATCGACCCTGCCGCGAGCGTGCTCAATTGGGCCGCAAAGGTCACCGGCCCCGCCCCTTATGGCCACAGCGGAACCATCGCCTTCAACAGCGGTTCCTTCACCGTGCAGGGCGGCGTTCTCACCAAGGGGGCCTTCGAAGTGAACATGACCTCGATCAACCCGACCGACGACGCCTACCAGCCAGAAGGCAGCGAGCAGGGCACCAAGAGCCAGCTCATCGGCCACTTGAGCACCCCTGACTTCTTCGACAGCGCGAACCACCCCACCGCCAAGCTCACCGTTACCGGTGGCAGCGGAAACACGGCCACGGCCGACCTCACCATCCGCGGCACCACGAACGCGGAGACCAGCCCCGACATCGTGATCACGGAGAATCCCGATGGCACCGTGAAGGCCAGTGGCAAGCTGGTGTTCGACCGCCAGAAGTACAACGTGGCCTGGAAGCACTACTTGAAGGATGCGATCCTCGCCGACAACATCGAACTGACCGTTGAACTGAACGGCAAGGCCGCCCAGTAA
- a CDS encoding 3-hydroxybutyryl-CoA dehydrogenase, which produces MEALKKIAVIGAGTMGSGIAQVAAQAGHQVVLYDARREAVDKALNGLRKTLDKLVEKGKLAKEQANGIHGRIAPASELKELAGSGLVIEAIIEDLAIKKKLFAELEGILTPGAVLATNTSSLSVTAIAAACAKPERVIGLHFFNPAPILPLVEVVPGLITDPGLGARMTDIMQAWGKVPVLCKDTPGFIVNRVARPYYGESIRIFEEGIADMPSIDTALKTYGGFRMGPFELMDLIGNDINFTVTKTVWEAFHYDQRYKPSLTQQRQVESGRLGRKSGRGYYGYGDGEAIPSAHVDMVLGNTIVERVLAMLINEAADALFWGIATAKDIDLAMTKGVNYPKGLLAWGDEQGPAHWLDVLERLQAEYGEDRYRPSPLLRRLASAGTRFH; this is translated from the coding sequence ATGGAAGCATTGAAGAAGATCGCTGTGATCGGCGCCGGCACCATGGGCAGCGGCATCGCGCAGGTAGCCGCGCAGGCTGGGCACCAGGTGGTACTCTACGATGCGCGCCGCGAGGCGGTGGACAAGGCGCTCAACGGGCTGCGCAAGACGCTCGATAAGCTGGTGGAGAAGGGCAAGCTCGCGAAGGAGCAGGCCAATGGCATCCATGGCCGCATCGCACCGGCAAGCGAACTGAAGGAACTCGCGGGCAGCGGGCTGGTGATCGAGGCCATCATCGAGGATCTGGCCATCAAGAAGAAGCTCTTCGCGGAGCTTGAGGGCATCTTGACCCCGGGCGCTGTGCTCGCAACGAACACCTCATCGCTCTCCGTAACGGCGATAGCGGCGGCTTGCGCGAAGCCCGAGCGCGTCATCGGCCTGCACTTCTTCAATCCGGCTCCTATCCTGCCCTTGGTCGAAGTGGTGCCCGGCCTGATCACCGATCCAGGACTTGGCGCGCGCATGACGGATATAATGCAAGCCTGGGGCAAAGTGCCCGTGCTGTGCAAGGACACGCCCGGCTTCATCGTGAACCGCGTGGCACGCCCTTACTACGGCGAGAGCATCCGCATCTTCGAGGAAGGCATCGCCGACATGCCCTCGATCGATACCGCGTTGAAGACCTACGGCGGCTTCCGCATGGGCCCCTTCGAGTTGATGGACCTGATCGGCAACGACATCAACTTCACGGTGACGAAGACAGTTTGGGAGGCCTTCCACTACGACCAGCGCTACAAACCGAGCCTGACCCAGCAGCGCCAGGTGGAGAGCGGGCGCTTGGGCCGCAAGAGCGGAAGGGGCTATTACGGCTATGGCGATGGCGAAGCCATCCCCAGCGCGCATGTGGACATGGTCCTGGGCAATACCATCGTGGAGCGCGTGCTGGCCATGCTCATCAACGAAGCCGCCGACGCCCTTTTCTGGGGCATCGCGACTGCGAAGGACATCGACCTGGCCATGACCAAGGGCGTGAATTACCCGAAGGGCCTTCTGGCCTGGGGCGATGAACAAGGCCCGGCGCATTGGCTGGACGTGCTCGAGCGCCTGCAAGCGGAGTACGGGGAAGACCGCTACCGCCCTTCTCCCCTGCTCCGTCGCTTGGCCAGCGCCGGGACGCGATTCCACTGA
- a CDS encoding 2-(1,2-epoxy-1,2-dihydrophenyl)acetyl-CoA isomerase, producing the protein MTYEKLLYNFTDGVATLTLNRPDKLNSFDRQMSEEVIHAFDGCAADSSVRAVLITGAGRAFSAGQDLAEAIAPGTKIEDILTTQYNPIVRRIRALKKPVIAAVNGVAAGAGANIAYACDLTLAAESANFIQSFINIGLIPDSGGTFTLPRLVGMQRAFGHMILAPKVGAKEAESLGMIWKAVPDAELMSEATGLAKKLAAMPTKAIALTKEALNRSQGSTLDAQLDVENELQTIAGASYDYNEGVTAFLEKRKPVYKGE; encoded by the coding sequence ATGACCTACGAGAAGCTCCTCTACAACTTCACCGATGGCGTGGCCACCCTCACGCTCAACCGCCCCGACAAGCTCAACAGCTTCGACCGTCAGATGTCGGAGGAGGTGATTCACGCGTTCGATGGCTGTGCAGCGGATTCAAGCGTGCGGGCTGTGCTCATCACCGGAGCTGGCCGTGCTTTCTCCGCCGGGCAGGACCTGGCCGAGGCCATTGCCCCCGGCACCAAGATCGAGGACATCCTCACCACCCAGTACAACCCCATCGTACGGCGCATCCGTGCGCTGAAGAAGCCGGTGATCGCCGCGGTGAACGGCGTAGCGGCCGGTGCCGGGGCCAACATCGCTTACGCCTGCGACCTCACCCTCGCCGCCGAGAGCGCCAACTTCATCCAGAGCTTCATCAACATCGGCCTGATCCCCGACAGCGGCGGCACCTTCACGCTCCCGAGGCTTGTGGGCATGCAGCGCGCTTTCGGGCACATGATCCTGGCGCCCAAGGTGGGCGCGAAGGAGGCCGAATCGCTGGGCATGATCTGGAAGGCCGTGCCCGATGCCGAATTGATGAGCGAGGCCACGGGTCTGGCGAAGAAGCTCGCCGCCATGCCCACCAAGGCCATCGCCCTCACGAAGGAAGCGCTGAACCGCTCACAGGGCAGCACGCTTGATGCCCAGCTCGACGTCGAGAATGAGCTGCAGACCATCGCCGGCGCCAGCTACGATTACAACGAAGGGGTAACGGCATTCCTGGAGAAGCGGAAGCCCGTATACAAAGGCGAGTAG